CCCGAGGAGCTCTGCTCGGTGGCCGAGTAGAATTTTTGAAAGAAGAAAATCCGGAAACGGATCTCTTGCAAGGAATTATCCGGTTTCATGTGTACTGGGCGTCGCCAGTTCCTGGACAAGCGATCGAATTCACGCTTGAGTATGACGTCAGCTATCTAAGAACGCTCTTTGCAGCGTAGTGGAGGTGAACAGCATTGAACAAATTGCCTGAACGGTTAAAGGATTTTAGGGCGTACCTGGGAGGAACCAATGCATTGCTAGGGGTGACGGATGTCACCCTGCCATCTTTTGACATGATGACAGAAACGGTAAAAGCAGCGGGGATTCTCGGGGAATACGAGTCCCCCACAATGGGCCATCTTCAAAGTATGAAACTGACGCTGAATTTTCGGGTCCTTACAGATGAGCAAGTGAAATTACTCCGTCCAGAGGCACACCGTATCGATTTACGAGGTGCAAATCAGGTGTATGACACAGCAACAGGCAAGTACAAAGATGCTGCAGTACGTCTGGTTGTTCAAGGACCAGCAACAAAAGTGGATCTCGGGAAATTTGAAAAAAGCGCAGCGTCTGGCGGATCCGCTGAGCTGGAGATTTTCTATTTGAAACTCCAATTCGATGGGGAAACGAGGGTTGAGTTCGACCGATTCAACTACATTTTCATTGTAGATGGTGTGGATTACATGCAAGGCACACGAAATGCTCTTGGACTATAGGAGGTCATTATGAGTAAAAAAGTAATGTTACGGAAGCCAATTGAAAAAGACGGTCAATCTATTAGCGAGCTCGAACTGAAATTTGATGATTTGAAAGGTAATGACCTTGTTCACGCCGAACGCCAAGCGCGCATGAGAGGCGACATCAGCCCGGATCCACTCTTTTCTTCCGAGGGTCTAGCGGTAATCGCTGCGCGTGTCTCTGGTCAAATTCCAGAGGATATTTTGGGCTTGGCAGCCCCTGACTTCCTCCTCGTGACAAATATGGTGAAGAATTTTTTGTACGATTGGGCTTCACCGATGAACATGCAATTGGAGACTTCCGAAAAACCGTCCTAAAAATGTCTAGATGTAACTACACACCGATAACCGTGTGGATGGATATGCCCATTTCGGAATTTGCCAAATGGGTAGTCGATTTTCAGGAACTTTCTGAGGAAGAGAAGGAGGAGGGAGGAGCAAATGGCTAGTAGGATCCACGAAATAAGCTTTGCCATTGCAGGGAAGCTTGCCACGTCGTTCAGGGGGGCGTTTTCTTCTGCCTCCTACCAAATGGCACGTCTTTCTGAGGAAACAGATGAGCTCAAAAGAGAGCTGAAACGACTGGAAAATGAGCATCGAAGTGGTGCCATTACGACCGAACAGTATACAGCGGCCCAGGAAAGGCTAACGAGAGCGATCGAGCGACAAAACCAGGCGCGCCAAGCATTGTCACACCAACAAAGCAGAAGGCAGACACACATAGACAATCGAACCGATGCAGCTGGGAAATTAGGGGAGACGGCCGTTATGGCTGCTCCCATTGCTGGTGCCGTTATGGCAGCGAATGACTATGAAGAAGCGCAGCGTCGAATTCAAGTGCAATCTGCTTTGACTGCCCAGCAGCAACAGCAGGCTTTTCAAATCACACGTCGAGCATACGTCTCTGGATTAGGGGAAAGCATGTCTGCTACGACAGAAGCATATGGAATCATGTCGCAGACCATAAAAAACGAAACTGTTCAGCAACAACAAACGATCTTGCAAGGTGCCCTTTCCGCCGAGAAGTATTGGGGAACAGGGATCATGGAGATCAATAGGTCAATGTACAACCTAACTAACAACTTCAAAAATTTGTCCAACACACAGGCCATGGACATGATTACTTACGGCTTGCAGAACGGAATGAATTATGCCGATGACTTCATAGACACGCTTTACGAGTATTCGCCTCAGTTTGAATCCTTGGGTTATTCCGCCAAGCAATTTTATGGTGTCCTGGAGGCTGGAAAAAGAGCGGGTGCTTTCAACTTAGATAAAGTTGCAGATGCTGCTAAAGAATTTAATATCCGCGCAAAAGATGGTAGCAAGTCTACAGAAGATGCTTTCAAGTCCCTGGGGCTGAACAGTGCAAAGATGGGAAAAGATATCGCCAGTGGAGGGGCTTCCGGAGTAAATGCCTGGAACAAAACAATTGACGCACTTAAAAAGATTGAAGATCCGGTGAAACGGAATCAAATTGGTGTCGCTTTGTTCGGTACACAATGGGAAGACCTTACGGAAAAAGTCATCTTGAACATGAAGATCATGGAGAATGCAGGGCAAGGCATGGACGGAACCACACAAAAAATAGTTGAAGCGTCTACAGCAGCGAGGAACGGGGCACCTTCCTGGACACAACTCGGGAGACAGATACAGGATACTGCTGCAGTGGTTGGAAATCAGTTTTTACCAGTGCTCGCTCCTATGATTCAGAGCGTGGCAAGTGGAGCAGCTTGGGTCGGCACATTCGCACAGGCCCACCCTCAATTAACATCCGTCATTGTTGGGGCAACCAGTGCATTAATCGGAGGCCGTATTGCTTGGTTAGCCTTACGAATGGCATGGGCCCAGACTGCTCTAATCGGTAATGGATTATCGGGTATCTTTATCCGACAAGCTGCAGCGCAGACGATCGCCACAACAGCAACGGGTAGAATGACCATTGCACAACGGTTGCTAAATCTCACTATGATGATGAATCCCATTGGTCTCATTATTACGGGGATTGGCCTATTGGTGGCTGCAGGTATTTACTTGTACAACAACTGGGACACTGTGAAGGCGAAAACTATGCAATTGTGGGAGACGTTGAAGAAAAATCCACTTCTTGCGCTTGCGGTTGGTCCTTTTGGCGCTTTGATTTCAGCGGGTATCAACCTATACAACAACTGGGACAGATTGAAGCAGGGTGCCATGGACATCGGGATAAATATTAGCAACTACTTCAAAAGCATGGCCAACGGCGTTATTCAATCAGTCAACCGGATTAGCGATGGAATCAATAATTTAACGGGCACTTCCATTCCGCAGATTCAAGAATTTCAGCTCGACTACTCCATACAGGCACGCAAGATCCAGGAGAACAAGGCAGCTAGAAACATGGGTGAAAAGATTCCAGCGTACGCCAAGGGTGGTATTTTAACGAGGCCCCATATTGGTATGGTAGCAGAGGCTGGGCCGGAGGCAGTTATCCCTCTGAATCGATCGCCACGTTCTGTTTCCCTGTGGAAGCAAGCAGGGAAGTCGATGGGTCTTACAGGTGGTGGGGGAATGGTTATTCATTTGAACTATGCACCTCAAATTAATGGCGGAGATTCGAACGCCATCAGGCCGATTCTGGAAGAGAACAATCGAACGTTGGTGGATCAGCTGCGTTCTGTTCGTCGTCAGAATGAAAGGGTGTCTTTCGGTGCCTAGAATTTATATGACGACCCAAGGAGATACATGGGACTTGATCGCGTTTAAACAACTGGGCAGTGAATACTATCTGACCGATCTGATAGACGCGAATCCTGCCCACAGAGAAACGGTCATTTTTACTGCCAACGTTCAACTGTTGATCCCAGATGTGGACTTGTCCCAGACACCGGATAATCTGCCACCATGGAAGCGAGAGGGCGGGACATGACAAAAGCACGCAATGCGAGATTACAGGTTTTTTACAATAAGACAGACCTGTCCACTGATTTAAAGCCCCACCTATTGAGTTGGAGCTATACAGACAACTTGAGCGGCCAGGCGGACGATCTGCAGCTTACAGTAGAAGATAGCGAGCAACGATGGAGTGGCAGCTGGATCCCGGATTTATCCGCATCCTTGCAGGCCACTCTTTTTCGAGAGAATTGGGATCTAGATGGGAAAATAGAAAAACTGCCTCTGGGCTTCTTTGAAATCGATGAGATCGAGGTGAGCTACCCACCATCGGTTGTTTCTATCAAAGCTATTTCCGTGCCTGAATCCTCGTCGTTGAGAGGCGAGAAGAAAAACAAAGCATGGGAAGAGACAAAGTTGTCCGTGATCGCTGCTGAGAAAGCAAAAGGAGCCGGACTCAAGCTCTTGTATGACTCGCCAGAAAATCCGAAATACGACCGAATTGAACAAACTGACGAGACTGATATCGGGTTTCTGATGCGCTTGTGCAATGATGCGGGTTTGTGCTTAAAGGTAGCCGGAACACAACTGGTGATATTCGATGAGGCGAAGTACGAGAACGCAGCACCCATTGCCACTCTTGAGAGGAAGGTTTCGGAGCTCAAATCTTTCAGGGGGAGAACAACGTCCATTGGCACATACAAAGCTTGCAGAGTGACTTATTTTGCTGGAAAAGACGAAAAGGCGATATCAGCTACGTTTACCCCAGCAAAAGCCCCGAAAGTAGGGCGAACGTTGAACGTCAACGAAAGAGTTTCTTCCATTGCAGAAGCGCAGCTTCTAGCCAAAAAGAAGTTGCGAGAGGCAAATAAAGAGGCCACACAAGTGACGATTACGATGGTCGGGGATCCTCGTATGGTTGCAGGTGTCACGGTAAATCTAAAAAGGTTTGGAGCTTTTGACGGAAAGTATATCGTTACGCAGGCCGTTCATAGCCAACAGAGCGGATATGAAACTAGCTTGGAGCTACGGCGTTGTCTGGAGGGGTACTAATGGGGATTGAGATACAAGTGGGAATTGTCTCATCTGTCAACGCTGCTGCAGGTTCTGCAAGGGTTGCCTTTCCGAATCGGACCAATACCGTTTCAAAAGAGCTGCCTGTTATGAAAAAAGCGTGGCCTGTAAAGCCCAAGGAGCTGGTTGTCTGCCTATTTCCTGCTACTGGAACAGACGGTTTTGTCTTAGGCTCCTACCACACCATAGACGATCCGCCGCAGGGAGGTGCGTAGGATGGGGCAGCTCGGAAGTTTTGGCGAGATCATTTTCGAAGTCTCTTACGAGCAAATGCGGACGTTCTTTGATTTTACGCGTTCCGCATCTGGTCGTTGGGTTGCACATGAACGTTTTGGTCAAAAACCAAGATCCGAATTCCTGGGCCCGTCATTGGATGAGATCAGTTTTACAATGCGGTTCGATGTGAAGCATGGGATGAACCCGAAAGCAGAAATGGACCGTCTCCTGGAGTGGTGTCGATCCGGTAAAGCAGAGACTCTGATCATTGGGGGCACACCTCTCGGGATGGATCAGTGGACCATTAAGTCCGTTACGCAAAATTGGAAGGTATTAGACGGACAAGGCAGGCTACTCACTGGGGAGGCAAATGTTTCCATAGAGGAGTACATGAGGAGGTGAAAGCCTTGGTTTACGAAGTAACGCCAGGCAGCTTAAGAATTAATTTCGGGGCAACGGGAGTAGACGCGATTCTACAGAACGTTGCTTTTATTTTGTCCACTGCTATTTTTTCGTGTCCTATGCATAGATCGTTCGCATGGGATCCTGACATAGATTCTCCGATCCAGATGCAAAGTGCGAAAAACATTGCCCGGATGACGGCAGCCATTCAAGAGTTTGAACCACGTGCCACGGTGGTGAGAATTGACATGAGAGGGGATCCACAAAACGGAGCCCTAAAACCAGTAGTGGGGGTGAGAATTGATGACGAGGTTTAATCTTCCTGATGTGGAGTTTGCGAAGAAGTCCGCTCAAGAGATCGAGGCGGAAGCCGTTGCCAACTATGAAGGACTCACTGATATTAAGCTAGCAGATGCCGACCCACGACGGAAATTCATTCAATCGATTGTTTTGCTGGCCGTTCAACAAAGGTCCAACATTAACTACAGTGCCAAACAGAATTTGCTTGCATATGCAAACGGTGATTTCCTCGATCATCAGGGCGTTTCTACCGATACATCCAGACTCCCAGCAACGGCATCTGTAACAACATTACGTTTTGTACTTTCTGTGGCTCTGGAGAAAAACGAAATAATCCCAGCAGGGACCATGGGTACAGCTGGCGACGACGTTTTCTTTGCCACTACTGAACAGGTCGTTGTCCCTGCTGGGCTAACACAAGTCGATGTTGAAGCGATTTGCACAATTGCCGGTTCGCAGGGGAACGGTTATCTACCTGGACAGATTAATCAGTTGGTTAAGCCCATTAGATGGGTTCAATCAATCCAGAACGTGACAACGAGCGAAGGCGGCTCTGATGAGGAGGAAGACGACGCTTATGCTGATCGGATCCGCCAGGCTCCAGAACGATTTTCGGTTGCAGGTCCAGATGGCGCATACCGTTACTGGGCACGAACTGCCAGCCCATTAATTGTTGATGTTTCAGTTGACTCGCCTTCACCTTGCGTCGTGGAGATCCGCCCACTTCTAAAGGATGGAGGAGTCCCTGGACAGGAAATATTGGATCTGGTTGATGGTGTTTGCAATGACCGGAAAATACGTCCTCTTACGGACCACGTTCAAGTGCTTGCCCCTGAGATTGTGTCCTACGACATTTCTTTGACCTACTGGATCAGTACGGGAAATAGTAGCACCGCAGCCAGTATCCAGGCGAATGTTCAGCAGGCACTCAGCGATTACAAGCAGTGGCAAAAATCAAAGCTTGGACGCTCCGTTGATCCGTCCGAATTGATTGCGCGGATAAAAAATGCCGGAGCGAAAAGGGTGGCCGTGACGCTGCCAGCCTATAAAGCCCTTTCTCCCTACCAGGTTGCTGTTGAAAATACCGTGGCGATCGATTACGGAGGGCTTGAAGATGACTGATATCTACACGGTATCGCTTGTTGACCTCCTACCTGAAAGCCTCAAACAGGATTCAGATGCGAGAGCGTTGGCCGAAGCATTGACTCCAGCATTTCAGGAGATTTCAGCCCAAATTCCTTTGATTACATTCCTGGCTACACTTGATGAACAGCCAGAAGAAGTTGTTGATTTACTAGCTTGGCAGGCTCATGTTGATTTCTATGAACCCGATTTGCCTCTTGAGCAGAAAAGACAGCTAGTGCGTGAAGCGTCCCTGTGGCATCGACGTAAAGGGACACCCTGGGCCGTGGAGCAAGTGGTGTCGATCGTGTTTCCTGGGGCAAAAGTAGCCGAGTGGTTTGAATATGGTGGTCAACCAGGTTATTTCCGTGTAGAGACAGAACAGACTCTCGCAGCCAACGCTGATTTGGCACGCTTGGTCCGTCTCATCAACGCCACAAAGAGGCGCAGCGCTTGGCTAGAAAACGTAACTGTGAAACGGACGATCAACGCTGGACAATTTTACGGCGGCGCTATTGCGGAATATCACAAAACAGAAATTTACCCTGTGGCGTTTGAAATGCCGGATCTGAGGGCGACACATTCATTTGGTGGCGTACTCTCAACCGAGGCAAGAACTACAATTTACCCGGAGGTGAAATAAAGTGGCCCAATACACAGGAATGATTTTGACAAAAAAAGGGCGCGACTTACAGGCAAAAGCAGAAGCAGGGGCAACGCTCACGTTCACCAAAGCAAAGATAGGGGACGGGCAGCTCGGGCAAGGGCAGTCTTTGGAGAATTTGAATGACCTGATCAATCCCCTAAAGACTTTGGCTATCAACAGTGTGGAAGCAGAGAGCGGAGGACTTTGCCGCATACGGACAAACATTACGAACCAAGGAATCACGCAGGGCTTTTATGTAAGAGAGATCGGGCTGTTTGCCCAGGATCCTGACCTTGGAGAGATCTTGTACGCCATTTCTACGGCATCAGCTGCCGACTATTTACCTCCCGAGGGCGGGGCGACGATTGTAAACAATCAGTTTGACATTATCGTGATTGTCGGGAATGCGAGTTCAATCAACGCGACTATCACGCCTTCTGGTTTGGTGAACCAGGAGCAGTTGGCAAAGCTGCAGGGGCAAGTTGATAGTCTAGCAAAAAGCGTGATCGGGAGTGGCGTACTCACCGGATTATCTTTCACACATAGCGGACTAACTGCTTCCTACACAGCGGGATCTGCTTACGTGTCAGGTATCAAATTTGACGCGGCCGCTGGCAATATTCAGCTGAATGCAAATCAAGGACAATACATCTATCTGGATATAGATGGGAAGGTGAAAGGCTCGACAGACCAGGCTGCAGCTCAAGCAAAATGCCTGTTGTGGTACTTCTCCACAAATGCGACGAATGTAATTACTTCGACGGATCGGCGCAGCGTAATCGATAGTACGCAATTCGTAAAGCAGTCAGACGTGGCCACGAGTGGAGCAAACAAGATTCCTCGCCTTGACGGATCTGGTAAAGGAGCTTTTAGCATCACGGGTGATGCAACTACACTAGGCGGTAAATCTGTAGGTGCTGGAGCAAATCAAATCCCTACCCGCGATGCCAACAGTAAGTTGGTGGCGGATCAACTCGCAAGGCTGAAAATCACAAAGAGCGGCAAGGATGCAAATGGCAAGTTTGCACATGTAGAATACAGACGTGAATCAGATAATACCTTGTTTCTCCGTTCCATTTTATCTAGCCCTGACGTTAATGGGAATTATCTGACCGACACTTGGACCTACTACAAAGCTGACGGTACAACGGTAGCGGAAACAAAAGTATGGAAGCTCTCTTACGATACAGATGGTGACGTTACCAGTGTCATTTAATAAGGAGGTAAAATTGTGGACATTACACAAGTTTTGTCTGACCACAAAGTATTAGGTAGTGGGTACCGAAAAGGGCAAATCATCCCTCCTTCAAAGGTTGAACCACTTGACTTGAGGATAGGTATTCAAGAAATATGGGTGGACACAGGGGCGGATTATGCATACATGACCAACGGTGACACACTCGAAAGGTACAGCTTAATAGACGGAAAACGGTTGTGGGCATCAAAATATACGCTTCCAGATGGATCATCAGCAGGACAAACGTATTATGGCGGCGTGCTCTCAGATGGCACTTTTGTTGGTTGGAACAGTTTCAGAAGCACCATTTCCTATAAACCGATCATGAATTCGCCAAACGGTTCACAATACAAACCCGGATACTATTCGGATTACATTAATGGTATGGCTGTGCTTCCGGATAATAGGATTTTGATATACCTATCAGGAGATATCGCCGTACCAGATCGAGGGTTGGGCATGTTTAATGGCTTTGGCAGCAAATATTGGACAAATGGATCGCTTTCAGGTGGCATAGTTCCCGGATCAGCAGGGTATGATTCAAGCGGCAATGTGATTTTCGTGGATGGAAACTGGAAGCTTAATCGACTAAATAAATCAACAGGGGCGGTCATTGCCCAAACCGAATTGTCTACACTTATTGGGGCCGGAGCAATTCAAGTTGTTTTCGCTGGAAGTGCCATATTTATACGTCAATCATCAACCATCCATAAGGTGGATGTGAATACGTTTAGTAAGGTTTATAGTTACACCATCCCCGGTGCGTCACAAATCACATATATCAATGGGATTGACGGAGATAACAACCTATTGTTTACCGATCTAAATACCACCGGATCATTTTATTTGAAGTGTATGAGGCTAGATAACACCCAAACCACTCCAACGGGGATTACGGAAATCACGGTTGTGTCAAACATGGCTGCTTACGAGGCTAGATACGTAAACCGTGTTGCACATAACAAGTCAAAAAAATACTACTTTTGGATCGATTGCGGGAGAAAGATTGGGGAAACGTCCGGATACTTACTGATTTAATAAAAGGGGGATTGGAACAATGATTTTTCTTGGAAGTTTTGTGAAGGTCAATGAAACAAAATTCGCGGTAGGATTCACGCATTATGCACCTTTTGACGA
This genomic stretch from Brevibacillus sp. DP1.3A harbors:
- a CDS encoding phage major tail tube protein, giving the protein MNKLPERLKDFRAYLGGTNALLGVTDVTLPSFDMMTETVKAAGILGEYESPTMGHLQSMKLTLNFRVLTDEQVKLLRPEAHRIDLRGANQVYDTATGKYKDAAVRLVVQGPATKVDLGKFEKSAASGGSAELEIFYLKLQFDGETRVEFDRFNYIFIVDGVDYMQGTRNALGL
- a CDS encoding phage late control D family protein, translated to MTKARNARLQVFYNKTDLSTDLKPHLLSWSYTDNLSGQADDLQLTVEDSEQRWSGSWIPDLSASLQATLFRENWDLDGKIEKLPLGFFEIDEIEVSYPPSVVSIKAISVPESSSLRGEKKNKAWEETKLSVIAAEKAKGAGLKLLYDSPENPKYDRIEQTDETDIGFLMRLCNDAGLCLKVAGTQLVIFDEAKYENAAPIATLERKVSELKSFRGRTTSIGTYKACRVTYFAGKDEKAISATFTPAKAPKVGRTLNVNERVSSIAEAQLLAKKKLREANKEATQVTITMVGDPRMVAGVTVNLKRFGAFDGKYIVTQAVHSQQSGYETSLELRRCLEGY
- a CDS encoding phage tail protein I, translating into MTDIYTVSLVDLLPESLKQDSDARALAEALTPAFQEISAQIPLITFLATLDEQPEEVVDLLAWQAHVDFYEPDLPLEQKRQLVREASLWHRRKGTPWAVEQVVSIVFPGAKVAEWFEYGGQPGYFRVETEQTLAANADLARLVRLINATKRRSAWLENVTVKRTINAGQFYGGAIAEYHKTEIYPVAFEMPDLRATHSFGGVLSTEARTTIYPEVK
- a CDS encoding tail protein X translates to MPRIYMTTQGDTWDLIAFKQLGSEYYLTDLIDANPAHRETVIFTANVQLLIPDVDLSQTPDNLPPWKREGGT
- a CDS encoding phage tail assembly protein, which codes for MSKKVMLRKPIEKDGQSISELELKFDDLKGNDLVHAERQARMRGDISPDPLFSSEGLAVIAARVSGQIPEDILGLAAPDFLLVTNMVKNFLYDWASPMNMQLETSEKPS
- a CDS encoding phage tail tape measure protein, whose amino-acid sequence is MASRIHEISFAIAGKLATSFRGAFSSASYQMARLSEETDELKRELKRLENEHRSGAITTEQYTAAQERLTRAIERQNQARQALSHQQSRRQTHIDNRTDAAGKLGETAVMAAPIAGAVMAANDYEEAQRRIQVQSALTAQQQQQAFQITRRAYVSGLGESMSATTEAYGIMSQTIKNETVQQQQTILQGALSAEKYWGTGIMEINRSMYNLTNNFKNLSNTQAMDMITYGLQNGMNYADDFIDTLYEYSPQFESLGYSAKQFYGVLEAGKRAGAFNLDKVADAAKEFNIRAKDGSKSTEDAFKSLGLNSAKMGKDIASGGASGVNAWNKTIDALKKIEDPVKRNQIGVALFGTQWEDLTEKVILNMKIMENAGQGMDGTTQKIVEASTAARNGAPSWTQLGRQIQDTAAVVGNQFLPVLAPMIQSVASGAAWVGTFAQAHPQLTSVIVGATSALIGGRIAWLALRMAWAQTALIGNGLSGIFIRQAAAQTIATTATGRMTIAQRLLNLTMMMNPIGLIITGIGLLVAAGIYLYNNWDTVKAKTMQLWETLKKNPLLALAVGPFGALISAGINLYNNWDRLKQGAMDIGINISNYFKSMANGVIQSVNRISDGINNLTGTSIPQIQEFQLDYSIQARKIQENKAARNMGEKIPAYAKGGILTRPHIGMVAEAGPEAVIPLNRSPRSVSLWKQAGKSMGLTGGGGMVIHLNYAPQINGGDSNAIRPILEENNRTLVDQLRSVRRQNERVSFGA
- a CDS encoding baseplate J/gp47 family protein — translated: MTRFNLPDVEFAKKSAQEIEAEAVANYEGLTDIKLADADPRRKFIQSIVLLAVQQRSNINYSAKQNLLAYANGDFLDHQGVSTDTSRLPATASVTTLRFVLSVALEKNEIIPAGTMGTAGDDVFFATTEQVVVPAGLTQVDVEAICTIAGSQGNGYLPGQINQLVKPIRWVQSIQNVTTSEGGSDEEEDDAYADRIRQAPERFSVAGPDGAYRYWARTASPLIVDVSVDSPSPCVVEIRPLLKDGGVPGQEILDLVDGVCNDRKIRPLTDHVQVLAPEIVSYDISLTYWISTGNSSTAASIQANVQQALSDYKQWQKSKLGRSVDPSELIARIKNAGAKRVAVTLPAYKALSPYQVAVENTVAIDYGGLEDD
- a CDS encoding phage tail protein, which translates into the protein MGQLGSFGEIIFEVSYEQMRTFFDFTRSASGRWVAHERFGQKPRSEFLGPSLDEISFTMRFDVKHGMNPKAEMDRLLEWCRSGKAETLIIGGTPLGMDQWTIKSVTQNWKVLDGQGRLLTGEANVSIEEYMRR
- a CDS encoding phage tail protein, with product MAQYTGMILTKKGRDLQAKAEAGATLTFTKAKIGDGQLGQGQSLENLNDLINPLKTLAINSVEAESGGLCRIRTNITNQGITQGFYVREIGLFAQDPDLGEILYAISTASAADYLPPEGGATIVNNQFDIIVIVGNASSINATITPSGLVNQEQLAKLQGQVDSLAKSVIGSGVLTGLSFTHSGLTASYTAGSAYVSGIKFDAAAGNIQLNANQGQYIYLDIDGKVKGSTDQAAAQAKCLLWYFSTNATNVITSTDRRSVIDSTQFVKQSDVATSGANKIPRLDGSGKGAFSITGDATTLGGKSVGAGANQIPTRDANSKLVADQLARLKITKSGKDANGKFAHVEYRRESDNTLFLRSILSSPDVNGNYLTDTWTYYKADGTTVAETKVWKLSYDTDGDVTSVI